The genome window AAGTAAACCGGGGATGACGTTGACGTAAAAAACCCAGCGCCAGGACAGTTGGTCCACCAGGAAACCGCCCAACAGCGGACCGATAATGGACGACACGCCCCACACGCCGGAGAATAATCCCTGCATGCGGGCGCGCTGCTGCAGCGAGAACATCTCGCCGATCATGATGAACGCCAGCGGCTGGATGCCGCCCGCGCCCAATCCCTGAATGGCGCGGAAGATGATGAGCTGGGTCATGTTGTTTGCCAGCCCGCTCAATGCCGAACCAAGCAGAAACAGTCCCATGGCGAAGAGGTACAGGCGGCGGCGCCCGAACAGGTCGGACAACTTGCCGTAGAGCGGGACGGTGGCGGTCGAAGCCAGCATGAACGCCGCGAAGACCCACGAGTAATGTTCCAGCCCGCCCAACTGCCCAATGATGGTAGGCATGGCGGTTGCGATGACGGTCGATTCCATCGAAGCCATGAACAGGCTGAGCATAACACCCAGCGTGACGATGATGATGCGCTTGCGTGACATATTATTCGACTTGCGCTTCCTTTTCCTGGATTTCTCGAATCTGTTTGCGGACCTCGGGCATGATCTCGTTCAAAAAGACCTTGATCTGCGCCTCTTCATCTCCCGCCACAGGCCAGAAGATGAAGGCGTCGTGCCGGTATTCGAGATGGTAGCGGACGAGGGTTTCGACCCACTCGGCAGGCGTTCCCAACACCAAGCCTGGACGATTGAATTGATAACTCTCGCCCGCGCGCAGTTTGATTGCGCCAAACAAATTGTAGCCGCGCCGCACTTCGGACGGATTGCGACCGGCCTGCGCGGCGCCTTCGTCCAGCAGGGTGTTGACTTCGGGCAGTTGCTGGGGCGGCACATAAATCGTGCCAACCAGCCAGCCGTCAGCCATGCGTCCCGTGAGGCGCAACATACGCGGGCCACCGGCCCCAAACCATAACGGAATGGGATGTGCGGGAGCTGGGCCGGGAACGAGTTCGCCCACCTTGTAAAACCCGCCAGAATACGAGAAGCGCCCGCCGGCGTGATCCCACATGCCGCGCACGATTTCGGCGTACTCTTTGAAAGCCTGATAGCGCTGACCGGGCGTTTGTCCGACCGTGCCTCCCCAGGTTTGCATCCCTTCAATATAGCCGCCCGCGCCCAGCCCAAGTTCGAGGCGCCCCTTGGTGATTAAGTCCAGCGTAGCGGCCATTTTTGCCATCATCGCCGGCGGGCGCAAGGGAGTGTTCATGACGTTGGTGGCGATATGCACGCGTTCGGTGCGGGCCGCAAGAGCAGTGAGAAGGGTCCACGTGTCCAGGAAGTCCGCGTTGTAGGGGTGATCCTGAATCGTGACCAGTTCCACATCGCTTTCATCCGCCAGGCGGGCGCGCTGCAGGGCGGCCTCAAGGTTGGCGGTGGAGGGGTCAATATTGACGCCAAAAACAGGGGGTTGAGTAAAAGGCATGGTCGAGAAAGAGGCGGGTTAGTGACTGTGACCTTCGTGGCTGTGGGAATGTCCGTGGTGATCTTCGGGCAGGTACTGATGCGGATCCTTCTCGAAGGATTTCTGACAGCCAGCCGAACAGAAATAATAGGTCTCGCCGGCGTGTTCGCTCTTGTATTGCGCAGTTTCGATTTCGACTTCCATCTTGCAAACGGGATCAATGGCAGTAGTCATGGGTTTCTCCTTTTGAAAAACAAGATCGTCCATTTCGGACGCGGGATAACATTCGCCCGTCAGAGGGTCGCAGTAACCGCCGGCGGCGGCGTTGCCGCCGAGTCCAATCAGCGTGACGGGTTTTATGGACGGTTGGTTTACAGCGTGATCAGGATTGGGCGATGCCATGCTAGTAACCAAGCCTTTCCTTCACGAGGATCATGGTCGTTCGATCTGGCAGAACCTCGCGGTGGACGACCAACAGTTTATTGACGCTGCTGTGCATCCCGAGTGTCTGCATCAGGCGCGCATCCTCCAGCGGGAGGGCATATTCGTACACGCGTCGAAAACCATCTTCCAGCGTGCGCACAATTTTTTGAGCGCCAACCACCCAGATGACGCGCGCGGCGGAAGCGGCGTAAGGCGCCAATTGACTGCCTGAGTTGGAGGCAATGATGACGCTTCCGTCCTCCGTCACAGCATGAACGCTGCCGACGATGTACTCGGGAACCGCGCCCATCTTGACCATCTCACGGTTCTGTGTGGCGCGATCCATCTTGGCGAGTCGGGCCCGCACGGAATTGTAGCGATCCGAATTGTCAATCATTTCAGTGACGCCCAATTCTTTCAGTGTGGTGGAAAGGGCAAGAAATACCTCGGCGCCTTCGGGCAGCAATTCGAACAGCGTTTTGCGGGCCTCTTCCCCGTTTGCCGCGAGGATTGTGCGAATGCCATGCGCCTCCAGCGCCAGGGCAGAGCGATTGATTTGTTCATCGCTTGCCAGCCGCGCGAATTCCTCATTTGGAACGAGTTTGACGCCTTCAACTTCGGGGTTCATTGGAACAACTCCCAACGCCCGTATGCAATGTTCATCTTGACTCTCCTCATCCAGCGTGGTAAGATACTTGTGTCGCTTAAGTAACAATTGTCGCTTATTAAACATGTATTGCATAGTTTAGTCAATCACCAAAAGATGATTTTTGTTGGATAAGCGACAAAGGAGAAAAAATGTTGATCAACGCTCCGCCTGAAGAAAAACTCGATCCGCGCGTCAAACGCACCCGCCGTCTGCTGGAAGAGGCATTTTCGGAACTTATCCGCGAGAAGGATTTTCAATCCGTCTCGATTCAAGATATTGCCGTCCGCGCCGGAATCAACCGCGCCACGTTCTACGCGCATTTTCCCGATAAATATGCCCTGCTTGAGCATCAAATCCGCCAGGAGTTTCGGGCGGAAATCGAAAAGCGCACGTTGAACGCCTGCCATTTCAGTGAAGATAATTTACGCGCGCTGATCCTGACCGTGTGTGAATTCATCGGAGAAGCCAACAGCCATTGCAAATCGCCGCGCGGCCAGTTTGGTCAGCTCATGGAGACGCAGATCAAAGAACAGACCAAGGGTCTGTTGATGACATGGCTTGAACAAATCGGGTCGAATCCCTCTCCAGTGATCGCGGCCACTGCCGCCAGTTGGGCGATCTACGGGTTGGCACAGTACTGGAATGAACAGAAAGACCACGACTCTCTGGGCGAGTACATTGAAAAGATAATGCCGCTGGCAGAAGTAAATTTGCAGTTTAGCCGCGCTTGATTTTCGTACAAAAGCAGAAACAAATTGCGCTTTTCCTTTTCAAGATTGGCATCTCTTTGTCAAGGTCCAGGTGGGGGTATCTGAAAAAATTTCAAAGGGTTCTGACTGTGGTATTTTCCTTGCGAAACTATCACAATCGCGAAGATCTGTCCCAGATAATGTAGAGATCGCGGGTGCTCTCGTCATCAGTCAAAAAACCGTGCGCAATCACGTCTCGAATATCTTCAACAAATTACAAGTGGCAGATCGCGCACAGACCATCATTCGTGCAAGGGATGCAAGATTGGGGTAAGAAAATGTTAGTCATGATTTTTCCAACCTAATGCAATGAACTATTAATCAAAATACCACCCCTCAAACGGAGAGGAGCGGTATTGTTCATTGGATCTTGGCCATCAAATTGATGGCGTACCAAAATTCAAGACGATCTGAATCTATAATTTCAAATAACCTTTATATTTTCGCAGATTATCTTATCATTTTCCACCGGGCTGTGTAATTATCCTGATGGATGTTCTGTTCCATTAAAATGTTCGGTCTCTTGTAACTTGAGAGTGGATTCAGGGGCAAGTTTCGCAAGTTCGCCCAATCAGTCAAGAATTTTTCTCGCATAACTTTGGACTCATGGCGAAATTCTCACATAACTTGAGACTCGATATTTTGGGTTTGAAATCCAGATATCTACAAGCGTTGCTCCATAAAGAGCGAAGACTTTATGTGATCTTCGCTCTTTTAGTCCCAAGTTACGAGAGACTGAAACTCACCGCATTGGTAAGGAATCCCAAGTTATGCGAGAATCCGAGTCCAGTCCCAAGATACAAAAGACTCTACACAAGGCAGACAACGATCATATCACTGCCCCGGCCAGCCGATCTGCCCCTGCCCTTCACGCACTGCCCAATAGATGACTCCACCCCAATTCCAGGAACGCTGATATTGAGGATTGCTGATACTGCCGGCACCATCCATGCGTCGCAGGGTCAGGTTGGTATCCCAGTAGGCGTCCGGCGTACCATCATTGTTGATATCCGCCATTCTCACGGCAGGTAGATTTGCCACAGCAGATGGGGGAATCTCTCCACCGCTAGAATGATTCTTCCATTCATAGCCTGTGATGCCGCGATGCCCGGTTCCGCCACCGCAGTTGTAATTACCGTTGCCATTCGGACCGGCAAGGCAGCCTTCGATGGCTTCATACTCCTGATAACGCAACTCCCAGAACAACTTGTAGGGGGCGCGTCCATTGCCAACGAATAAAGGCATGTCCCCGGGGAGTTCATCCAGTCCACTGACACTGCCTGCGAGCGTGGAAGCTCCCACTGCCGGATGGGAAGGCACTTCCCATTGAATTGTTTGGCTTGCGCCATTGGATAACATCAGATCTCCAATCAGAGGCAGAGTCACAAACATGGGGCCCGCCGGTCGCAAGGTCAGGATCAGGCGTAGATTTTGCCAGTCGCCCACCTGTGGATGACTGGGCGATCCGCCGCCATTGGGAATATAGTTCACGCCACCTGATCCGGAGGATTCAGGCATACCGCCATTGCGGACAACGGTAGGCCAGCGAACAAGAGTCGCAGGATAAGGGCGCACGTCCAGATAGATCTCGGGAAACGTGACACGCGCACTTACGTTCCAGCCGTTGTTGGTACAGGTGATACCGCCAGCCGTTACAGAGAACGATGTACAGGGATGTTGAGGCGGTGTGGTATTGGGCAGTTCACAAGGCATGACTGCCGGCTGCTCGATGATATGCAGGACCTGCCCGGTGCAGTTATCCACCCGGATGGGAAACACCTTGCAGGAACTGCTTTCCGCGTAATATTCAACCACCTGAAATGCTAGATGATTGCCGGGTGTGCAAGCGCCACCGCCATTGTTGTTATTGTTATTTCCACCGCCTTCCTCGCCGCCTCCTTCATTTCCGCCACTTGTGGTGCAGATGATGCTTCCATCCGGTTGAAAGGAACAGGATGGGGCAGACTGTGCCAGGACGGATAAAGGTTGAACGGAGATCAGGACGATCAGCAGAAGAAATAGACTGGCGCGTTTCATGGCGCGGCTCCCGATAACACGGAGAGGATATACTGCTTCTCGTTTTCATCCGTGAGAGACTGCCAGTTTTCCGGCAGCGTTTGCATGTCAAGATGATAGGTTGTGCTCAGCCACTTGGCATCCCAGGGCTGGGAGTCGTATAAGGTCGCCACGGTTAGACGGTCGCTGGCATTTTCCTTTGCATTGGTGATCTCCAATTTGGGTTCCGTCTGTGTTCCAAGCCAGACCCATTGCCCATCGCCCAGGTACCCAAAGAGCAGAAAGGAACGCATGGGCGTGGCAGGCGATATGTACATGTGATCATTCAACGCATAGAGGATGTGAGTGTTCTCGGCATCCTCCACAACCAGACAGATCACCGGATACTCACCGCCCCATATCTCGACACGATTGCCCTTGACCGAGGATGTCTCGAAACAACCGCGCAGGGCATAGGTTACGGCTGCTTTGCCATTCGCGTTAAGTCGCCATTCCTTGAATTCAGGATTCGGAGGAATGAAACTGACCGGTACATCCACGAGTTCTTTCGCATTTTTCGGGATCGTCACGGTTTCCATCTGTCTCATGGGCATATCTGTGAACCCAAGCAGTTCAGTGGCTTCGGCACGGCTGTAGCCTTCACGGACTGCCAACGCCCAGGCAATGCTTTTCTCCAAACCTTGATAGACACAGGCAGGCTGGATAATCTGATAATTCTCGCTGATCATGGTCGGTGTAAAGGACCACTCCGACGAATCGGTTGGACAGCCAAACGAATCAACGCCACCCGATGGGCTGGTCACAATGGTTTCCGTTGCCACTGGTTCCATTGTCTGTGTCGGGAGGGTGACTGCTTCCGGTGTGGCTTGCACACGACTCATCAACAAGTAGCGATTCAAGCCTGCCATCCCTCCAGCCACGAACAGCAATAACAGGATCAGCCCGGTGACAACGGTGTAAATGCGGGGGTGCCGTTTCCCGGCAAGGTCTTTATAGGTCAATCCATCCAGGATCGTTTTCCAAAGGGATTTCATTCTTCTCCAAAAAAATTATTGATCTTCGCGGGTCACGCCATGCGCCAGATATCCAATGGCGCGCACGGTTACCCAGCGGGCGGGGAACAAGTACCCCGCCGATTGAACTTGAGCAGTGACATAACAGGCAGGACGCCCTTGATGTCGTCCACAGGAAACGGAGTTGAGGTGCGCGGATCCCGGTCGCTGTGAATTGAAGTAATTGGCGGCAATCCCGCTTCCAGCAGTAGTTGCCGTGATGGTTCCATCCGGCAGGACCGTGATCTCCTGTGCGCCGGCATGGGCGGCAAGGTCGGCGGCTGCCACGGTCTCCATCACGCGCGCATTGGTCACCATGTAATCGAGGATGCCCAACAGAAAGAGCGACATGATGGGCATCAGGATGGCGAACAAGGCAACGGATTGTCCGCGTTCTTTGAATTTGATCTTCATCGCCACTTTGCCTTCCAGGTCTCCGAGCGTGAGATGAACCACTCGCTGTTCCACCCGCTTTGACTCAAACCAAGCAAACCATCGAATAAGGTCGGCGCTTGAAACGAAATCAAACACTGACCCGGCTCGCCCGGTCCACTGGGCGGCGAGACCTGCACCCGATATTGCACGCCTGCTGTGGCAGACCAATCTGCATTCAGGGTCTGCCATGCGACGTTAACCGCATTGCGCCGGGCGCGGGCAGGATCGGGCGACTGTGAAAGGAATTGCGAACAGGCATAGGCAGCGGCGGTTGCCGCCGTGCGGGCCCGATGCGTCGGAATCCATGCCAACAAACCGAACGCCATGATGACTGCCAGCATTGCGAATAAGGCGGTCTCTGCCAGGGCTTGTCCGCGTTCGCCTTTTCGGTACAAGGCTTTCATTCAAAGCCTCCGGCGGGGGGTGGACCAGGATAGAAGCGCCAAAGGCGAAAGTTGGTCTCGGCGCGTTGCGCTTCAATCAGCTGGATGCCAAAGATCCAATTGCGCGAGTCCTCCACGCTGATCAGTGAACGTACCTGACGTGGACCGGTCTGACCAGCATTGATCCGGTCCGCGAGATCGGGCCATAAGACATTGTCACGGGCATGTTCGGTCGCCGGTGTGTTGTATGAACCGGAAGCGACACCCGTGATGAACACGCCCCAGTCCGTGGCAGCGGATCGGAAGGCATAGAACGCGGCGAAGGTCATGCCGAACAACAACAGGATCAGGACCGGCATGATCAGCGCGAACTCTGCCATCGTCTGCCCCTTTTCCTTCCAGCGGAACATCTCTATCCGCCTCGCGCCATGCGCAGGGCTTCGATGCCGGCTTCGAAGGCGGCGATCAGTTCGTTGCGATAACGGGCGATCACGGCAATCGCGACCACACCGATGGCGCCCAGGATCAGGGCGTATTCGGCAAAGTCCTGACCATCCTCTTCGCGGATGAAACGTTTGAACAAAGTGAACATGGAATCTCCTTTTTGAAATGAAAATCGGCTGGCAGTTCAACTGCCAGCCGACATCATAGTGATTCAGGTTGTGGGGAGGTTGGTCCGTGTCGCTTGTTGTTTGTTTTATATGCCAGTGAAAAATCCCAATGTCATTATTTTGACTTCAGCAACCTTGCCGAGTTCCCCATAATGCCAATATCAGGCAGGGATTGCGCTGCGGCAGCGAGAACAGGCGGGAGGATACCCAGCGCGGCGAGAGATAATCCCACAAGGTTATAGATGGTTGTGAACGCCAGATTCGTCTTGACGATCCGCATGGTGCGGTGGGCGATCTTTAATACATCTGGCACCAAATTCCAGTCTTCGCGCATGAGGGCGATATGCGCCGCTTCGATGGCAACATCCGTGCCCGCCGCGCCCATTGCCATGCCGACATTTGCCTGGGCAAGCGCGGGCGCATCGTTCACACCGTCGCCGATCATTACGACAACGTGTCCCTTTGCCTGATATTCCTTGACCACATCGATCTTGTGTTCTGGTAACAGATTTGCACGGTAGGAGACACCCAATTTTTCTGCCAGCGCGGAAGCTGTTCTTTCGTTATCTCCCGTGAGTAGTTCAATATGCCGAATCCCGAGCGAACGAACTTCAGCCAGTGCATTAGGAACTTCGGAACGTAAAGTGTCCGCTGCCGCGAACACGCCCACCAACTCCTGATCACGTTCCATGAACAAGAGGGTCTTGCCTTGTGCTTCCAGGTCTTTGGCAATGGGCAATGATGCAGCAGAAGGGATCATGCGTCGATTGCCAATCCGAATAGCCTGGGCATTGATGATTGCCTGAACTCCATGTCCAGGGATGGCTTCAAATTTTTCAGGTTCGACCAAAACGGCTTTTTCCTCACGAGCCATCATACGCACGGCTTCCGCCAGTGGATGTTCGGAGTAGCGTTCGGCAGAGGCAGCAAGACCCAGTAAATCGGAACGTGCTAACCCATTTAACGAAACTACATCCGTAATCTGCGGCTGTCCGAGGGTGAGCGTGCCAGTCTTATCCACCAACAGAACATCGGCGCGCGCCAGTAGTTCGAGATACTTGCCGCCTTTGATGAGCAATCCGCGTTTTGCGCTTGCGCCCACCGAGGCAAGCATGGCAACCGGAGTTGCCAGCGCGAAGGAACAGGAGCAGGCGACCAACAGGACAGCGGCAGTGGATAATGGATTACGGGTAAATAAGAAGGTCAACCCCGCAATGACAGCGACCACGGGCAGATACCAGGCGCTGAATTTATCGGCGATCTGTTGAACGTCAGCGCGATGCGCCTCAGCCTCTTCCACCATTTTGACCACGCGTCCGAAGGTGGTGTCCGTTCCAATTCGGTCCGCGCGGATGCGCAGACTACCCAGTTTGGCAATCGTTGCCGCATACACATGGGTTCCGTTTGCGGCTTCAACAGGCATGGATTCGCCTGTAATGGCAGATTGATCAATCGTGGCTTGACCGCTGATGACTTCGCCGTCCACAGCGATCTTTTCGCCTGGACGGACGATGATCGTTTCACCGACTTTCACCTCGGTGACTGGGACTTCGACTTCCGCTCCATCGCGTTCCACACGAGCAGTTAATGGGGCG of Anaerolineales bacterium contains these proteins:
- a CDS encoding pilus assembly protein TadG-related protein yields the protein MKIKFKERGQSVALFAILMPIMSLFLLGILDYMVTNARVMETVAAADLAAHAGAQEITVLPDGTITATTAGSGIAANYFNSQRPGSAHLNSVSCGRHQGRPACYVTAQVQSAGYLFPARWVTVRAIGYLAHGVTREDQ
- a CDS encoding LLM class flavin-dependent oxidoreductase; its protein translation is MPFTQPPVFGVNIDPSTANLEAALQRARLADESDVELVTIQDHPYNADFLDTWTLLTALAARTERVHIATNVMNTPLRPPAMMAKMAATLDLITKGRLELGLGAGGYIEGMQTWGGTVGQTPGQRYQAFKEYAEIVRGMWDHAGGRFSYSGGFYKVGELVPGPAPAHPIPLWFGAGGPRMLRLTGRMADGWLVGTIYVPPQQLPEVNTLLDEGAAQAGRNPSEVRRGYNLFGAIKLRAGESYQFNRPGLVLGTPAEWVETLVRYHLEYRHDAFIFWPVAGDEEAQIKVFLNEIMPEVRKQIREIQEKEAQVE
- a CDS encoding cation-translocating P-type ATPase; translation: MANPQTLEIPISGMDCAECAQHVQHAIEKLPGVQSVNVFLGTEKAIVRLDPSKVDLPAIRTAVQGAGYDVPASDSPKADPVSMGDFNRRLTILLVSVFAIILSVVIFGEGLGLFDFLNDLVPFPLGVVLVIAGGYRVFLNVIRATLKRQIISHTLMTIGVIAALAVGQWVTAALVVVFMRVGDYVENFTTESARRAVKELTSLAPLTARVERDGAEVEVPVTEVKVGETIIVRPGEKIAVDGEVISGQATIDQSAITGESMPVEAANGTHVYAATIAKLGSLRIRADRIGTDTTFGRVVKMVEEAEAHRADVQQIADKFSAWYLPVVAVIAGLTFLFTRNPLSTAAVLLVACSCSFALATPVAMLASVGASAKRGLLIKGGKYLELLARADVLLVDKTGTLTLGQPQITDVVSLNGLARSDLLGLAASAERYSEHPLAEAVRMMAREEKAVLVEPEKFEAIPGHGVQAIINAQAIRIGNRRMIPSAASLPIAKDLEAQGKTLLFMERDQELVGVFAAADTLRSEVPNALAEVRSLGIRHIELLTGDNERTASALAEKLGVSYRANLLPEHKIDVVKEYQAKGHVVVMIGDGVNDAPALAQANVGMAMGAAGTDVAIEAAHIALMREDWNLVPDVLKIAHRTMRIVKTNLAFTTIYNLVGLSLAALGILPPVLAAAAQSLPDIGIMGNSARLLKSK
- a CDS encoding LuxR C-terminal-related transcriptional regulator, with translation MGVSEKISKGSDCGIFLAKLSQSRRSVPDNVEIAGALVISQKTVRNHVSNIFNKLQVADRAQTIIRARDARLG
- a CDS encoding TetR/AcrR family transcriptional regulator, whose amino-acid sequence is MLINAPPEEKLDPRVKRTRRLLEEAFSELIREKDFQSVSIQDIAVRAGINRATFYAHFPDKYALLEHQIRQEFRAEIEKRTLNACHFSEDNLRALILTVCEFIGEANSHCKSPRGQFGQLMETQIKEQTKGLLMTWLEQIGSNPSPVIAATAASWAIYGLAQYWNEQKDHDSLGEYIEKIMPLAEVNLQFSRA
- a CDS encoding YHS domain-containing protein, coding for MASPNPDHAVNQPSIKPVTLIGLGGNAAAGGYCDPLTGECYPASEMDDLVFQKEKPMTTAIDPVCKMEVEIETAQYKSEHAGETYYFCSAGCQKSFEKDPHQYLPEDHHGHSHSHEGHSH
- a CDS encoding pilus assembly protein, whose amino-acid sequence is MFRWKEKGQTMAEFALIMPVLILLLFGMTFAAFYAFRSAATDWGVFITGVASGSYNTPATEHARDNVLWPDLADRINAGQTGPRQVRSLISVEDSRNWIFGIQLIEAQRAETNFRLWRFYPGPPPAGGFE
- a CDS encoding LUD domain-containing protein → MNPEVEGVKLVPNEEFARLASDEQINRSALALEAHGIRTILAANGEEARKTLFELLPEGAEVFLALSTTLKELGVTEMIDNSDRYNSVRARLAKMDRATQNREMVKMGAVPEYIVGSVHAVTEDGSVIIASNSGSQLAPYAASAARVIWVVGAQKIVRTLEDGFRRVYEYALPLEDARLMQTLGMHSSVNKLLVVHREVLPDRTTMILVKERLGY